The Exiguobacterium acetylicum genome includes a window with the following:
- a CDS encoding DMT family transporter produces the protein MVTGIILALCGGMLVCIQNTFNAKVKEHVGAWATTTLVLGLGFLASLTIGLIVEGSELFVLEQAETWFWFSGIIGVGVVLCVTQGVQQLGPSRAISIVMVSQILFALLWDTLGWFGLQAVPFTWTKALGVLLIGGGVLLFQLGGKTTTVQHVRKGA, from the coding sequence ATGGTTACGGGAATCATCCTTGCCCTTTGTGGGGGCATGCTCGTTTGTATTCAAAACACATTTAACGCTAAAGTCAAAGAACATGTCGGTGCTTGGGCAACGACGACGCTAGTCCTTGGACTCGGATTCCTCGCTTCACTGACAATTGGTTTGATTGTCGAAGGGTCGGAATTGTTTGTACTCGAACAGGCGGAAACTTGGTTTTGGTTTAGCGGGATCATTGGTGTCGGTGTCGTCCTTTGCGTGACACAAGGGGTTCAACAACTCGGACCGAGTCGTGCGATTTCAATCGTCATGGTATCGCAAATCTTGTTTGCTCTACTGTGGGATACGCTCGGTTGGTTCGGTTTACAAGCCGTTCCGTTTACATGGACGAAAGCGCTCGGTGTGCTACTGATTGGTGGCGGCGTGCTGTTATTTCAACTGGGCGGGAAAACAACGACTGTACAACACGTACGTAAAGGAGCTTGA